A DNA window from Labrus mixtus chromosome 4, fLabMix1.1, whole genome shotgun sequence contains the following coding sequences:
- the snapc5 gene encoding snRNA-activating protein complex subunit 5, whose amino-acid sequence MHSRLQELKKEEETLLKIKVMLQEQLNRLKFEEGALKSIINAQTEEGASPQLSPEIEANINLDDESEINRTKLLLNAAEDYDMGEEEDEDDEEEEDDEDDIEDDNELVPEEDEDDDY is encoded by the exons ATGCACAGCCGTCTGCAGGAGttgaagaaggaagaggagactCTCCTTAAAATCAAAGTCATGCTACAAGAACAGCTTAACAGGTTGAAG TTTGAAGAAGGGGCCTTGAAATCCATCATTAATGCTCAAACAGAAGAAGGAGCCTCTCCACAATTGTCCCCAGAAATAGAG gCTAATATTAACCTTGATGATGAGAGCGAGATCAATCGGACTAAACTGCTACTGAATGCCGCTGAAGATTATGAcatgggggaggaggaggatgaagacgatgaggaggaggaagacgatgAGGATGATATAGAAGATGACAATGAGCTTGTGCctgaggaggatgaagacgatGATTACTGA